A genomic window from Syntrophales bacterium includes:
- a CDS encoding beta-lactamase family protein, whose product MKHPIRISLSLLAGFLTVFCFFAQSNAQPGSYPGAEKTDPGRMGWMKGFPPPPEKLIMQPEADFFSFPKLRWTVCHIRELMPTKQVSRGIEAPVPLFYALDDDIDAVKFTPMNGAKPMTWKESLSANYTDGILILHKGQTVYEKYLGCLDEMGTHAAMSMTKSITGLLAEILVAEGQLDDKVKAASIVPELKDSAFGRATVRQIMDMTTALDYSEDYADPKADIWIYSKAASPLPKPKDYEGPNGYFEYLQTVRQDGVHGEAFGYRTINTDALGWVISRVTGRDLAHLLSERIWSRMGAELDGYMTVDAKGTPFAGGGLSAGMRDLGRIGLLLLNDGKINGQQLFPKEVVENIRAGGNKQAFAKAGYEMLKGGSYRSMWWVFHNKHGAFAARGVHGQTIYVDPTADMVIVRFASFPTANNAQIDPTSLPAYQAVAEYLMKK is encoded by the coding sequence ATGAAGCACCCAATCCGCATATCACTCTCCCTGCTCGCAGGGTTCCTCACCGTATTTTGTTTTTTTGCGCAATCCAATGCGCAACCCGGTTCTTACCCGGGCGCAGAAAAAACTGATCCCGGGCGGATGGGTTGGATGAAGGGATTTCCCCCGCCGCCAGAAAAGCTGATTATGCAGCCGGAAGCGGATTTTTTCAGCTTTCCGAAGTTGCGCTGGACGGTATGCCACATTCGGGAACTGATGCCCACAAAGCAAGTGAGCAGGGGTATCGAAGCGCCGGTCCCGTTATTCTACGCACTCGATGATGATATTGATGCCGTGAAATTCACGCCCATGAATGGCGCAAAACCCATGACATGGAAGGAATCCCTGTCAGCGAATTATACCGACGGCATTCTCATTCTTCACAAGGGCCAGACCGTTTATGAGAAATACCTTGGTTGTCTCGACGAGATGGGTACGCATGCCGCCATGTCGATGACCAAGTCGATTACGGGACTCCTGGCCGAGATCCTGGTGGCTGAGGGACAGCTGGACGATAAAGTGAAGGCTGCCTCAATTGTCCCGGAACTCAAGGATAGCGCCTTTGGCCGTGCGACTGTGCGCCAGATCATGGACATGACCACGGCTCTTGACTACAGCGAGGACTACGCTGACCCAAAAGCGGATATCTGGATTTATTCAAAGGCGGCGAGCCCACTGCCGAAACCAAAGGATTATGAAGGTCCGAACGGCTATTTTGAGTATCTGCAAACCGTCAGGCAGGACGGCGTCCACGGCGAGGCTTTCGGCTACAGGACAATCAACACGGATGCGCTTGGCTGGGTGATATCGCGGGTCACTGGCAGGGATCTTGCGCACCTGTTGTCGGAGCGTATCTGGAGCAGGATGGGCGCGGAGTTGGATGGATATATGACCGTGGACGCCAAGGGAACACCGTTTGCGGGCGGCGGACTCAGTGCAGGTATGCGGGACTTGGGACGTATTGGACTTCTATTGCTCAACGACGGCAAGATCAATGGGCAACAGTTGTTCCCGAAAGAGGTTGTGGAGAACATCCGGGCCGGCGGTAATAAGCAAGCCTTTGCCAAGGCTGGCTATGAAATGCTTAAAGGCGGGAGCTACCGCAGTATGTGGTGGGTGTTCCATAATAAGCATGGTGCTTTTGCTGCACGTGGAGTTCATGGTCAAACCATCTATGTGGACCCAACCGCCGATATGGTCATCGTGCGCTTCGCGTCTTTTCCCACGGCGAATAACGCGCAGATTGATCCAACCTCCTTGCCGGCCTATCAAGCCGTGGCTGAGTATTTGATGAAAAAGTGA
- a CDS encoding class I SAM-dependent methyltransferase: MDIPRIFNITESAHRIHNPFTPEKLATLGAALRLETGTRVLDLGSGSGEMLCTWARDYGVIGTGIDMSRLFTEQAKLRAEELGVANQVKFIHGDAAGFVSDEKAGVAACLGATWIAGGVAGTIELLAQSLRTGGIILIGEPYWRQLPPTEDVARGCLVGSISDFLLLPELLASFCRLGYDVVEMVLADQDSWDRYEASKWLTMRRWLEANPDDEFAKDVRAELTSGPERYAAYTREYLGWGAFALMMR; the protein is encoded by the coding sequence ATGGATATTCCACGGATCTTCAACATTACCGAAAGTGCTCACCGCATCCATAATCCGTTCACACCCGAAAAGCTCGCCACTCTCGGCGCGGCGCTGCGTCTGGAAACGGGAACCCGAGTGCTCGACCTCGGCAGCGGTTCGGGGGAGATGCTGTGCACCTGGGCACGCGATTACGGAGTCATCGGCACCGGCATCGACATGAGCCGGTTGTTCACCGAGCAAGCGAAACTCCGCGCCGAAGAACTCGGTGTCGCCAATCAAGTCAAGTTCATTCATGGCGATGCCGCCGGCTTCGTCTCTGACGAGAAGGCCGGTGTGGCAGCCTGTCTGGGTGCCACGTGGATCGCCGGGGGAGTCGCCGGCACCATCGAGCTTCTGGCGCAGAGCCTCCGCACCGGAGGGATCATCCTCATCGGCGAGCCCTACTGGCGGCAGTTACCGCCGACGGAAGATGTTGCCAGGGGGTGCCTTGTCGGCTCCATCTCCGACTTTCTCCTGCTTCCAGAACTTCTGGCGTCTTTCTGCCGCCTCGGCTACGACGTCGTAGAAATGGTTTTGGCAGACCAGGACAGCTGGGACAGATACGAGGCGTCCAAGTGGCTCACCATGCGCCGATGGCTTGAAGCCAATCCTGACGACGAGTTCGCGAAAGATGTTCGAGCCGAACTAACCTCAGGACCCGAGCGTTACGCCGCTTACACGCGTGAATACCTGGGCTGGGGCGCGTTCGCGCTGATGATGCGGTGA
- a CDS encoding CerR family C-terminal domain-containing protein encodes MRIDRADGVETRRKLLDAAGVLFAEKGYHTTKTSDICAAAGANVAALHYHFGSKEKMYALTWQHEFDKSIAKYPPDGGVSPEASAVERLRGHTKALVQRSMDPESRDFDIARREMSNPTGLLSRAITVAMEPLRKMHLELIRAILGPDAAEQDVQLCAMSVHAQCVGALMQARQRRMAAKELTPSPPPMPRFSAEVLTDHIVRFSMAGLLAVRAKQDAH; translated from the coding sequence ATGAGAATAGACAGGGCTGATGGTGTAGAGACGCGACGGAAGCTGCTTGATGCGGCGGGGGTGCTCTTTGCCGAAAAGGGCTATCATACCACCAAGACAAGCGATATCTGTGCTGCCGCCGGGGCCAATGTGGCCGCGCTGCACTACCACTTTGGCAGTAAGGAGAAGATGTATGCCCTTACTTGGCAACATGAGTTTGACAAAAGTATCGCCAAGTATCCCCCGGATGGCGGTGTGTCGCCCGAGGCATCGGCAGTCGAGCGTCTGCGTGGACATACCAAGGCTTTGGTGCAACGCTCGATGGACCCCGAGAGTCGTGATTTTGATATCGCCCGCCGCGAAATGTCGAACCCCACCGGGTTACTGAGCAGGGCCATCACCGTCGCCATGGAGCCGCTGCGCAAGATGCACCTGGAGTTGATCCGCGCCATTCTCGGGCCTGACGCCGCCGAGCAGGATGTGCAGTTGTGTGCCATGAGCGTCCATGCGCAGTGTGTGGGGGCGCTGATGCAGGCCCGGCAGCGTCGCATGGCCGCCAAAGAGCTGACACCATCGCCGCCCCCCATGCCACGCTTTAGTGCCGAGGTGCTGACCGACCATATTGTCCGCTTCAGTATGGCCGGCTTGCTGGCGGTACGGGCAAAGCAAGACGCACATTAG
- a CDS encoding type II toxin-antitoxin system HicB family antitoxin has translation MHNEFTAIIEKDGDWYIAYCPEVPGANGQGKTIEECKASLAEAISLILEDRREDAMRGLPEDAIREVVAI, from the coding sequence ATGCATAATGAGTTTACAGCAATTATTGAGAAGGATGGAGATTGGTACATTGCGTACTGCCCTGAGGTTCCAGGGGCAAATGGGCAAGGCAAGACAATCGAAGAATGCAAAGCAAGTTTAGCGGAAGCGATCTCACTTATCCTGGAAGATCGGCGCGAGGACGCCATGCGCGGATTGCCAGAAGATGCCATCCGTGAGGTCGTCGCAATCTAA
- a CDS encoding GNAT family N-acetyltransferase, giving the protein MAPVEIVTTTDAAARLDELLWAVLWQPLGLPRDIRHTFSVEGEEFELLAQENGQVVGGLVAVWAGGTDIELRHLAVASHAQGHGIGRSLVTELYRIAKTRNCRRIHTIARNTSGEFFRTLGFQTAPGRAPEHPIFLEHGITFELIEKFVESDSRED; this is encoded by the coding sequence GTGGCACCAGTAGAAATCGTAACGACAACCGATGCTGCCGCAAGGCTGGATGAGCTCCTTTGGGCAGTTCTGTGGCAGCCCTTGGGCCTGCCGCGTGATATACGTCACACATTCAGCGTGGAGGGCGAGGAATTCGAGTTACTTGCTCAAGAAAATGGGCAAGTGGTCGGAGGATTGGTTGCTGTATGGGCCGGGGGTACCGACATTGAGCTTCGGCATCTGGCTGTCGCTTCTCATGCCCAAGGACACGGCATCGGCCGCAGTCTTGTCACGGAACTCTACCGTATCGCCAAAACCAGGAACTGTCGGCGTATTCATACCATCGCTCGCAATACATCTGGTGAGTTCTTCAGAACGCTTGGGTTTCAAACCGCTCCGGGTCGGGCACCGGAACACCCCATTTTTCTCGAACATGGCATTACATTCGAACTCATAGAGAAATTCGTCGAATCGGATAGCCGGGAGGACTAA
- a CDS encoding ABC transporter ATP-binding protein encodes MSEQHQTPTPAPTPVIELRQITKIYGQGDAAVAALNGVDLAIHTGEFVAVMGPSGSGKSTAMNILGCLDSPTSGAYRFQGVEVGGLTRDQRALLRRNYLGFVFQGFNLLNRTSALENVELPLLYRGDSRHVRHERARQALAAVGLTGREKHTPGELSGGQQQRVAIARAMVTKPTVLLADEPTGNLDSACSVEIMNLLCTINRDHGVTVIMVTHEPEMAAFAKRTVNFRDGVIENDLINQGGV; translated from the coding sequence ATGAGTGAGCAACATCAAACCCCAACGCCTGCGCCCACACCCGTGATCGAACTGCGTCAGATCACCAAAATCTACGGTCAGGGTGATGCCGCCGTGGCGGCTTTGAATGGAGTTGATCTGGCAATTCACACCGGCGAGTTTGTTGCCGTCATGGGACCCAGTGGCTCGGGTAAGAGCACTGCGATGAACATTCTGGGGTGTCTTGACAGCCCCACCTCCGGCGCATACCGCTTTCAGGGCGTTGAAGTCGGCGGTCTGACACGCGACCAACGTGCCCTGCTGAGGCGTAACTATCTGGGCTTTGTCTTCCAGGGCTTCAACCTGCTCAACCGCACCTCGGCATTGGAGAATGTCGAGCTGCCGCTGCTTTACCGTGGCGACTCGCGCCACGTCCGCCATGAGCGGGCACGTCAGGCACTGGCCGCGGTGGGGCTGACAGGTCGTGAAAAACATACACCCGGCGAACTCTCCGGTGGCCAGCAGCAGCGCGTGGCAATCGCCCGTGCCATGGTCACCAAGCCCACCGTCCTGCTGGCCGATGAACCGACCGGCAACCTCGACTCGGCATGCAGCGTGGAGATCATGAACCTGCTCTGTACGATCAACCGCGATCATGGAGTGACGGTAATCATGGTCACTCACGAACCTGAGATGGCGGCCTTTGCCAAACGGACAGTCAACTTCCGTGACGGGGTGATCGAGAACGACCTCATCAATCAGGGAGGTGTCTAA
- a CDS encoding type II toxin-antitoxin system YafQ family toxin: MKRRGKNLEKLKIIIRSLVAEEPLDDIHRDHRLIGNWKGRRECHIESDWLLIYVIESNRVVFERAGSHADLFQK; the protein is encoded by the coding sequence ATGAAAAGACGCGGCAAAAACCTCGAAAAACTGAAAATAATAATCCGTTCTTTAGTGGCCGAGGAACCCCTTGACGACATTCATCGTGACCATAGGCTGATTGGCAATTGGAAGGGGCGACGGGAATGCCACATTGAATCCGACTGGCTGTTGATTTATGTAATTGAGTCCAACCGCGTTGTCTTCGAGCGGGCGGGAAGCCACGCTGACCTATTCCAAAAATAA
- a CDS encoding type II toxin-antitoxin system RelB/DinJ family antitoxin, whose product MAKSSTIRARIEPDLKGKAEHIFRRLGLTTTQAITLFYKQVELKKGLPFDVAIPNEVTRKTFTNTDAGRELIICNDADDMFKKLGI is encoded by the coding sequence ATGGCTAAATCATCCACCATCAGAGCCAGAATTGAGCCCGATTTAAAAGGCAAGGCTGAGCACATATTCCGCCGGCTTGGGCTGACGACAACTCAAGCGATTACGCTTTTTTATAAGCAGGTCGAATTAAAAAAAGGGTTGCCTTTTGACGTAGCCATTCCCAACGAGGTCACTCGCAAGACCTTTACCAACACGGATGCGGGCCGTGAACTGATTATTTGCAATGATGCCGATGATATGTTCAAAAAGTTGGGCATCTGA
- a CDS encoding transposase: MKQGIEITEIEYQAAVWKKARRIIVIRQSASDRESPGKSLSLFADDPAAKRWRYSAYVTDLALPTVEVWRTCRGRADAESRIKGVKADFGLDAFNMKKFWATEADLSFAMPAYNLMSLFRQAVMKTRVKHTLSTLHGMILAVGGSWKGGNGKNHLLLSLPRKKQAWFSGLWANSLRPTMRRNLILQIL; this comes from the coding sequence TTGAAGCAGGGGATCGAGATTACCGAAATCGAGTACCAGGCAGCCGTTTGGAAGAAGGCACGCCGCATTATCGTCATACGGCAGTCCGCCTCAGACCGGGAGTCTCCCGGCAAGAGCCTCAGTCTGTTTGCTGATGATCCGGCGGCCAAAAGATGGCGATACAGTGCATACGTAACGGACTTGGCATTGCCGACGGTTGAGGTCTGGCGCACCTGCCGGGGAAGGGCGGATGCGGAAAGCCGGATCAAAGGGGTGAAGGCCGATTTCGGGCTCGATGCCTTCAACATGAAGAAGTTCTGGGCGACCGAGGCGGATTTGTCCTTTGCCATGCCGGCGTACAATCTGATGAGTCTGTTTCGTCAGGCCGTAATGAAGACCCGCGTGAAGCACACCCTTTCCACTTTGCACGGGATGATACTGGCGGTGGGCGGTTCATGGAAGGGCGGCAACGGCAAGAATCATTTGCTCTTGTCTCTCCCACGAAAGAAACAGGCTTGGTTCAGCGGTCTGTGGGCCAATAGCCTCAGACCTACCATGCGGCGAAACCTGATCCTACAAATTCTCTAA
- a CDS encoding efflux transporter outer membrane subunit — translation MPKQFHCVIPLFLTLTAVVLLLAGCMTVGPDYEPPVTTLPQAWNTDVPASTAAPELAEWWRIFADPLLDNLMVCAQTNNLDLRQAEARLRQARAQRLLAGADRLPTLGAGGSARRSQNRLGSGADGTTTYDSSFDASWEVDLFGGQRRAVEAVEASLQASRESLRDVTVSLLAEVALNYVQYRAAQSRLAVVAGNLLAQTETYQLTVWRHEASLVTQLDVDQARMSLEQTRAELPALRTTLHQTEHQIALLLGRTPGSLVAELESSAPQIPLPAATLSIGFPADILRQRPDVRQAERKLAAQTAQIGVAAAARYPNLTLGGSIGYSALSLGDLYGSAARTIQGFVSAGLTLFDGGRIRQQVAIQTAMQEESLAAYQATVLTALKEVEDALVSLVNEAERQTAMDAAAAAAASAFALAQEQYAAGLTDFQSVLTSQQSLLATQNSLTLSHAEVASAAIRLYKALGGGWSAAPESNKSDEFENEAITGEKL, via the coding sequence ATGCCTAAACAATTTCACTGTGTCATTCCGCTGTTTTTAACGCTGACAGCAGTTGTGCTGCTGCTGGCGGGGTGCATGACGGTTGGACCCGATTATGAACCGCCGGTAACTACCCTGCCACAAGCTTGGAACACTGACGTGCCAGCTTCCACCGCAGCACCGGAGCTGGCCGAATGGTGGCGCATATTTGCCGATCCGTTGCTGGACAACCTGATGGTCTGTGCCCAGACAAATAACCTTGATCTGCGTCAGGCCGAGGCGCGTTTGCGCCAGGCCCGTGCCCAACGTCTGCTGGCCGGTGCCGACCGTCTGCCGACTCTTGGTGCCGGTGGTTCGGCCCGGCGCTCACAAAACCGTCTCGGCAGTGGCGCAGATGGCACCACCACCTATGACAGCAGCTTCGACGCGAGCTGGGAGGTCGATCTCTTTGGCGGTCAGCGCCGTGCCGTGGAAGCGGTTGAGGCGTCACTGCAGGCGTCCAGGGAGTCGCTGCGTGATGTGACGGTTTCGCTGCTGGCCGAGGTGGCACTCAACTATGTGCAGTACCGTGCGGCGCAGTCACGTCTGGCCGTGGTCGCCGGCAATCTGCTGGCGCAGACCGAGACCTATCAACTTACCGTCTGGCGACACGAGGCCAGCCTGGTGACCCAGCTCGATGTTGACCAGGCGCGTATGAGTCTGGAGCAGACACGCGCCGAGTTGCCTGCCCTGCGCACAACCTTGCATCAGACAGAGCATCAGATCGCCTTGCTGCTGGGGCGTACACCCGGTTCGCTCGTTGCTGAACTTGAGAGCAGTGCGCCACAAATACCGTTGCCGGCCGCCACGCTGTCCATCGGTTTTCCGGCCGACATTCTGCGGCAACGCCCCGATGTGCGTCAGGCAGAGCGCAAGCTGGCGGCACAAACAGCGCAGATCGGTGTCGCCGCTGCGGCACGTTATCCCAATCTGACTCTCGGTGGCTCCATCGGCTATAGTGCCCTCTCGCTGGGTGATCTCTATGGTTCGGCGGCGCGCACCATTCAAGGCTTTGTCTCGGCCGGACTGACCCTCTTCGATGGCGGACGCATCCGGCAGCAGGTCGCTATCCAGACCGCCATGCAGGAGGAGTCGTTGGCGGCTTACCAGGCTACGGTGCTGACAGCCCTGAAAGAGGTCGAGGATGCACTGGTGTCGCTGGTCAATGAGGCCGAGCGGCAGACGGCTATGGACGCGGCCGCTGCGGCTGCTGCCAGCGCTTTTGCCCTGGCGCAGGAGCAGTATGCGGCGGGTCTGACCGATTTTCAGAGCGTCCTCACTTCGCAGCAGTCGCTGCTCGCAACGCAGAACTCGCTGACCTTGAGCCACGCCGAAGTCGCCAGTGCCGCCATTCGCCTCTACAAGGCTCTGGGTGGTGGCTGGAGTGCCGCACCGGAGAGCAACAAGAGCGACGAATTTGAGAATGAAGCAATTACCGGAGAGAAACTATGA
- a CDS encoding ABC transporter permease, giving the protein MLWNALLLALRELRRNKMRSFLTMLGIIIGVAAVITLVTLGGGATRQVTDQISAMGSNLLMVRPGKHMGPGQSSGARPFKLRDAEALEREIPDLAAVSPTMSSAATAIYANENWNTTISAGTEQFFFVNNRKLELGRLFTANEVRSGAAVCVIGETIKQKLFDGADPIGARLRLNRLSCEVIGTLVAKGQSSMGHDQDDLVVIPLRTFQRRVAGNTDISMIQVSMRDGVETEAVQAEIKRVLRERRHLSVTQEDDFDVMDMKEIATMLSGTTKVLTGLLGAVAAVSLLVGGIGIMNIMLVSVTERTREIGTRLAIGALEWEVLLQFLVEAVVLSSCGGLIGIAMAMTTSFALTSVLEVPFVFNGTIIITAFLFSAAVGVVFGYFPARKAAQMNPIEALRHE; this is encoded by the coding sequence ATGTTATGGAACGCCTTGCTCCTGGCCTTGCGCGAGTTGCGGCGCAACAAGATGCGCTCTTTCCTGACCATGCTGGGAATCATCATCGGTGTGGCGGCGGTGATCACCCTCGTCACGCTGGGAGGCGGTGCCACGCGACAGGTCACCGATCAAATCTCCGCCATGGGGAGCAACCTGCTGATGGTGCGCCCCGGCAAACACATGGGGCCGGGTCAGTCATCGGGTGCCCGTCCCTTTAAGCTGCGCGACGCTGAAGCTCTTGAGCGTGAGATACCTGATCTGGCGGCGGTTTCGCCGACCATGAGCAGCGCTGCCACCGCCATCTACGCCAATGAGAACTGGAACACCACCATCTCGGCGGGAACCGAGCAGTTCTTCTTTGTCAACAACCGCAAGCTGGAGCTAGGGCGCCTCTTTACTGCCAACGAGGTACGTTCCGGCGCGGCGGTCTGCGTGATTGGCGAGACCATCAAACAAAAACTCTTTGACGGGGCCGATCCGATTGGGGCACGGCTGCGACTCAACCGCCTCTCGTGCGAAGTAATCGGCACTCTGGTCGCCAAGGGACAATCATCCATGGGGCATGATCAGGACGACCTGGTAGTGATCCCGTTACGTACTTTTCAACGCCGTGTGGCTGGTAACACCGACATCAGCATGATCCAGGTCTCGATGCGTGATGGTGTGGAGACAGAAGCCGTGCAAGCCGAAATCAAGCGGGTGCTGCGCGAACGCCGTCACCTCTCCGTCACCCAGGAAGACGACTTCGACGTGATGGACATGAAAGAGATAGCCACCATGCTCTCCGGCACCACCAAGGTGTTGACCGGTCTGCTGGGGGCGGTGGCGGCAGTCAGTCTTCTGGTTGGGGGTATCGGCATCATGAACATCATGCTGGTCTCCGTCACCGAGCGTACCCGCGAGATCGGCACCCGCCTGGCGATTGGTGCTCTTGAGTGGGAGGTATTGTTACAGTTTCTGGTCGAGGCGGTGGTGCTCTCCTCCTGCGGCGGTCTTATCGGCATTGCCATGGCCATGACTACCTCTTTCGCCCTAACCAGCGTTCTGGAAGTCCCCTTTGTTTTTAACGGCACCATCATTATCACCGCCTTCCTCTTCTCCGCTGCCGTCGGTGTCGTTTTCGGCTACTTCCCGGCACGCAAAGCCGCCCAGATGAACCCGATAGAGGCCCTGCGGCATGAGTGA
- a CDS encoding efflux RND transporter periplasmic adaptor subunit, with amino-acid sequence MSSDNNRANDQQIAEKLGLHHNPARRRLRRLLIVAAIILLIGGVAWRVQGQRAKGEEVHYETVSVTRGDLVETVNATGTLAPVNEVEIGSEISGTILSVYVTYNDHVTNGQVLARIDTSKLEAQVRQSEASLEAAQAKVLENEATLHEAEAQLARLRQVHERSGGQVPSRNELDTQEATVLRARAGVASAKAEIAKAEATLNVTLSDVEKAVIISPINGIVLDRKIEPGQTVAASFEAPVLFTLAEDLTKLELQVDVDEADVGRVHEGQEATFNVDAYPDRNFPATIIQVRYGSRTTDGVVTYTTVLNVSNDDLSLRPGMTATATITTRKVTAVLLVPNTALRFEPPRVEEPAAGGQNNGSKPSLISSIMPRPPQRDRNTNSGDRKGARPPTVYVLEGGEVRPVFVTTGFSDGINTQVTSDELAVGTPLVVAGRVGRK; translated from the coding sequence ATGAGCAGCGACAATAACAGAGCGAACGACCAGCAGATTGCCGAAAAACTGGGTCTACACCACAACCCGGCACGGCGGCGGCTGCGGCGGCTGCTTATCGTGGCCGCAATAATTTTGTTAATAGGGGGGGTGGCCTGGAGGGTTCAGGGCCAACGTGCCAAAGGCGAGGAAGTACACTATGAGACCGTGTCGGTGACACGCGGCGATCTGGTGGAGACGGTCAACGCTACCGGCACACTGGCACCTGTCAATGAGGTTGAGATCGGCTCGGAGATTTCGGGCACCATCCTCTCCGTCTATGTCACCTACAACGACCATGTCACCAATGGTCAGGTGTTGGCGCGTATCGACACCTCCAAACTCGAAGCGCAAGTGCGCCAGTCGGAAGCGTCACTGGAGGCGGCACAAGCCAAGGTGCTGGAAAATGAAGCCACCCTGCACGAGGCTGAGGCACAACTGGCACGGCTGCGTCAGGTGCATGAGCGCAGCGGCGGTCAGGTGCCATCGCGTAACGAACTCGACACTCAGGAGGCGACTGTCCTGCGGGCACGCGCCGGCGTGGCCAGTGCCAAGGCCGAGATCGCCAAGGCCGAGGCGACCTTGAATGTCACCCTCTCAGATGTCGAAAAAGCGGTGATCATCTCGCCGATCAACGGGATTGTGCTCGATCGTAAGATCGAACCGGGACAGACCGTGGCGGCTTCGTTCGAGGCCCCGGTGCTCTTTACACTGGCGGAAGACCTGACCAAGCTGGAGCTGCAGGTCGATGTTGACGAGGCCGATGTGGGTCGGGTGCATGAAGGGCAGGAGGCGACTTTCAACGTTGACGCTTACCCTGACCGCAATTTTCCCGCTACCATCATACAGGTGCGTTATGGCTCCAGGACTACCGACGGCGTTGTCACTTACACTACGGTACTGAATGTCAGCAACGACGACCTCTCCCTGCGTCCGGGGATGACCGCCACCGCCACCATCACCACCCGCAAGGTCACAGCGGTGCTTCTGGTTCCCAACACGGCACTCCGTTTCGAACCGCCGCGCGTTGAAGAGCCTGCTGCGGGTGGACAAAATAATGGCAGTAAACCGAGTCTGATCAGTTCGATCATGCCACGTCCACCTCAACGCGACAGGAATACGAATAGTGGTGATAGAAAGGGTGCCAGACCACCCACCGTTTATGTGCTTGAAGGCGGTGAGGTCCGCCCCGTATTTGTGACCACAGGGTTTTCGGATGGCATTAACACCCAGGTAACCTCGGACGAGCTGGCCGTGGGGACACCACTTGTAGTTGCCGGAAGGGTAGGGCGCAAATGA